The Temnothorax longispinosus isolate EJ_2023e chromosome 4, Tlon_JGU_v1, whole genome shotgun sequence genome has a window encoding:
- the LOC139811835 gene encoding uncharacterized protein, whose translation MATMGVTVFCNRVQINGNDQEQLMLLRTLQDNENNIIGNQPTLIVPKNNTSSNATNSTTVLPPYDPSRLKKHGKNGQPPPVAVARRNARERNRVKQVNNGFATLRQHIPSHIAAGYGDRGKKLSKVETLRMAVEYIRGLQRLLAEADGVEYDSKTAVGVQCAPSPTSSVISSTHNGSGERLVLEDDVLAAEDDEGEHVDEEEDESATKSKITLSRLSPNRTAIPSPRDYYASSAGDEENLEPRTMTGGQNFSRLSPNSVASPPSEYYAQNEENLEPQILSPYSGAGDSEEGATTVYATSPETFAGALYYKQEITETGEFMDVVSWWEQEQGRLVHQQHTQRLTHV comes from the exons ATGGCGACCATGGGGGTAACGGTGTTTTGCAATAGAGTACAGATAAACGGCAACGATCAAGAACAATTGATGTTGCTGCGAACGTTACAAGATAACGAGAACAATATCATCGGTAATCAACCAACGTTGATAGTCCCGAAAAACAACACCAGCAGTAACGCAACAAATTCCACGACAGTGTTACCCCCGTACGATCCCTCCAGATTGAAGAAGCACGGCAAGAATGGACAACCACCGCCTGTTGCTGTTGCTCGAAGAAATGCCAGGGAGAGGAATCGCGTGAAACAAGTGAACAATGGATTTGCTACATTGCGACAACACATTCCGAGCCACATTGCCGCGGGTTATGGTGACAGGGGTAAAAAGTTGTCGAAGGTAGAGACTCTCAGGATGGCAGTGGAGTACATCAGAGGCCTTCAGAGGCTCCTGGCCGAAGCCGATGGCGTGGAATATGATTCCAAGACTGCTGTCGGTGTACAATGCGCGCCTTCTCCGACCAGCAGCGTCATCTCTTCGACTCACAATGGCTCTGGCGAGAGACTTGTTCTCGAGGATGATGTACTAGCCGCGGAAGACGACGAGGGGGAACATGTGgatgaagaagaagatgaaAGTGCTACCAAatcgaaaattacattatcCAG ATTATCCCCCAATCGGACGGCTATTCCATCCCCACGTGACTACTACGCATCCTCGGCAGGCGATGAAGAAAACTTGGAACCGCGAACTATGACCGGTGGACAGAATTTCTCCAGACTATCGCCAAATTCGGTGGCCTCGCCGCCCTCGGAGTATTACGCTCAGAACGAGGAGAATCTGGAGCCGCAGATTCTGTCACCCTACAGCGGTGCCGGGGACAGCGAAGAGGGTGCGACGACCGTCTACGCGACCAGCCCGGAAACCTTCGCCGGGGCCCTCTACTACAAGCAAGAGATCACCGAGACGGGGGAATTCATGGATGTCGTCAGCTGGTGGGAACAAGAACAGGGAAGACTCGTCCATCAACAACACACGCAACGGCTGACGCACGTGTAA